The sequence below is a genomic window from Actinokineospora baliensis.
GCTGGCTTCGAGGAACATGTCCAGCGTGTCGGCGGGCACGGGGGCGGGGAACCGGGCCCGCCAGAACGCGGTGAGCACGCCGTGCGCGGCGCGGCCGTCGTGCGCGGCGGCCAGCAGGTCCAGGCGGGCGGCCCTGTCGGCCGGGGTCGCGTGCTCCACCGCCCGCAGGGCCGCCCGGCGCCAGGCCAGCGCGGACAGTTCGACGTCGAGGGCCGCTCGTTCGGCGGCGACGGCCTCGCCGACCGAGCGGTCGCCGGTCAGCACGGAGGTGATGGCGGAGAGCCCGAGGCCGAGGGCGCGCAGCCTGCGGACCAGGTCGAGCCGGTCGGTGGCGGAGGGGTCGAAGCGGCGGTGGCCGCCCGCGCTGCGCAGCGGGGTGAGCAGGCCCTCGTCGCAGTAGAACCGGATGGTGCGCACGGGCACCCCGGTCCGCCGCGCGAGGTCGCCGATGCCGAGCGTGTCGCCGGTCACAGTCCGTGGAACCTCCAGCCGGGTGGAGTTCCTACGGTACGGGGGTGACCCCGCACAGGAGCGCCCTGCACATCGACGAGCTCGCCGCCGCACTGCGCGAGCAGACCGCCGCCTTCGCCGCCGCGGCCGGAGCCGACCCCGAGACCCCGGTGCCGACCTGCCCGCAGTGGGTGCTGCGGACCCTGGTCGGGCACATCGGCCAAGCCCACCGCTGGTCCGCGGCGATAGCCCGGTCCGGCCAGCCCAGCCCCGTGCCCGACCCGCTCACCGCCGACCCGGGCTCCCCCGACGCGTGGCCGGGGTGGTTGCGCGAAGGCGCGGAGGACCTGATCGACGCGGTCGGCGACGGAACCCGACCCGTCTGGACGTTCTTCGGCGAGAGCCCCGCGCGCTTCTGGCTGCGCCGGATGCTCGCCGACACCACCATCCACCGCGCCGACGCCGCCATCACCACCGGCCGCCCACACGACATCCCCGCGGACCTGGCCGCGGAGATCATCACCGAGGGCCTGGAACTGCTCACCTCACCCGCGGCCCCCCAGGTCCGGGAGTCCTTGGCCGCCCTGCGCGGCACCGGCGAGACAATCCTGCTGCGCGCCACCGACGGCCCCAGCTGGTTGATCACCCGAGCCCCCACCGGCCCCACGTTCACCAGCGAAGACACCACAGCGACGGTCACCGCGACCGCCACCACCCAGGACCTGCTGTGGCTGTTCACCCGCAGACTGGACCTCTCGGACCCCCGCATCACCACCACCGGCGATGTCACTCCGCTCGACGACTGGCTGGCCCGCACAGCGCTGTGACCAGGAGCGGTGATCGGGCACGCGGTCGGCGAGGCGGCGGGCGGGCCGTCCGAGCCCGGCGGTGCCCGGCTGGTGCCGCCTGCCGGGCGCCACTGCGCCGGGTCGCGGGCAAGGTCGTCATGGTGACGGTCGACCGCCCGTTCGACGCAGCGCCGCACCCGGAGCCGCAACGCTGCTCAGGCCCCGGGCACTCCGTCGGCGAGACCGCCCTGCGGCGAGAGCAGGGGTGGCGCCGGAGTCCGACGGTGTCGATGCGCCGCAGCCGCTGCCGCGTCGCGTCGCGCGGAGGACGCCCGGTCGTTGAGGCGCCGCACCTGAGCCGAGGTGCGGCTGATGTCCCGGGCAGGCGCTGCTACACCGCATTGCGCGAAAGGAGCCCGGTTGACGCGGCTCCGCACCGGGAGTTGAGGCTGGGCTCGTGCCCCGGGCGCGGAGTCCCCGGGGCACGAGCCGATCGGTCAGGCGACCCGGCGTCCTGAGCGGAAACCGTGCGCCTTCGCCGACCACACGACCGCCAGGGCGGCTACCGCGAGGACCAGTTGCGACCACGGGAACGAGTCCGGGCCGAACCACTCCAGGAGGACGCCGCCGATCGCGCCGCCGCCTGCGACCGCCAGGTTGAACACCGTCACCAGCATCGACTGGGCCACGTCGGCCGAGTCTCCCGCGGAGTCGGCGATGGCGGTTTGCAGCAGGGTCGGGGCGCCGCCGAAGGTGAGGCCCCACAGGAGGACGCCCGCGTAGATCAGGGGGGTCGCCTGGGTGCCGACCGCCAGGGCCGCCGCGGCTACGGCGAAGCCCAGCAGCGACAGCAGCGTCACCTGCCGCAGGTGCCCGTCGACGAGGGCACCGGCGAACCAGATGCCGACGACCGCGGCCGCGCCGAACAGCAGCAGCATCAGCGGCACCTGGTCGCCGAGGCCGTGCTCGGCGACGAACGGCGCGATGTAGGTGTAGAGGATGTTGTGGGCGAGGATCCACAGCAGGATGACCCACAGGATCGACCGGATGCCGGGCGTGCGCAGGACCGCGCCGATCGGCATCCGCTCGCTCTTGCCCTGGCCGGGGAAGTCCGGCACCGCGGCCACGATCCACAGCAGCAGCACCAGGGCGATCGCCGACATGATCCAGAACACCCCGCGCCACTCGGCGAGGGTGCCCAGCCACGCGCCGAGCGGGACCCCGAGCGAGAGCGCGATGGGCTGGCCGACGCCCACGATGGCCACCGCCTTGCCCTGCACCTCGGGTGCCACCATCCGGCGCGCGTACCCCGCGAGCAGGCCCCACACCACACCGGCGGCCATGCCCGCGACGAACCGCGCGGCCAGGGTCACCACGTAGTCACCCGAGAGCGCGGTGATCGCGTTGAACACCAGCAGCGCGGCGATCGCCAGCAGCAGCAGCGGCCGCCGGTTCCAGCCCCTGGTCGCGGCGATGACCGGGACGGCGGCCACGACCGACCCGATCGCGTACAGGGTGAGCAGCTGGCCCGCCAGCCCCTCCGAGACACCGAGTCCGGCGCTGATCTGCGGCAGCAGCCCGGCCGGGATCGTCTCGGTCATGATCGCGATGAACCCGGACAGCGTGAACGCGAGCAGACCGAACACGGGCAGGCTCACCCGCACCCGTCCCCGCTGCTCCTCGGCCGTGTCGACCATCGGTATTCCTCCACTCTCTCCTCAGGACCGCTCGGCCGGGTGTCGGCCGACGCGTCGTGGTCAGTAGTTGGGCGTTTTCGCCAGCAGGTGCCCGCGCCGCTCGATCTCGGGCTCGTACACCGAGGCGTGCCAGTCCTGCGGCGTGATCGGCTCCAGCGCGATGGACACCGCGTCGTCGCTGACGCCCATCGCCTCGGTGATCGCCTTGCTGATCGCGGTGACCAGCTCGCCCTGTTGCCGGGTGCTCAGCTGGACCGGGAAGTGCTTGATGTTGACGTGCGGCATGTGGACCAGGCCTCCTCGGCCTCGCTGGACGGTGTCGCGGATGGTGGCGGCCAGCCGGGTGACGTCCGGGGCGCGCAGCACGCTGTAGTGGTCGACGTCGAGGTCGAGCACCGCCGGTGGGCGCACCAGCGCGCCGACCGCCTCCTCGACGAAGGAGTAGTCGTCGCCGCGCACCTTGAGGATGGTGATCGGGGCGGTGACCCGGCGGTGCAGCATCTCCTCGAAGGTGTAGCGGAAGCTGTAGGAGGCGCGGACGATCGCGACCACCCGGCGGATGGTCGCCACGTCCAGCCTCGGCTGGCGGGCGGCGACGAACGCGACGAAGCTCGCCTCGTCGGTGGTCGCCGCGACGCACTCGTCGACGTCCGGACCGGTGATCCGGCCCGCGAACACCGAGTACAGCAGTGTCACGAACGCGGGGTCCCCGTAGAGCCCACCGGCACCCGGGTCGACCGCGGCCCGGCGGATCGGCGATCCCGGCGCGATCAGCACCAGCTGGTCGACGACCTCGCCCGCCTGCTCCAGCTGGTGCGCCGCCTCGAACGCGACGCGGGCACCGAAGGAGTAGCCCCACAGCGTGTACGGGCCGCGCGGCTGGACCTGGCGGATCAGGTCCACGTCGTGGCGGGCCATCTCGGCGACGGTCTGGTGCGGGGTCTCGCCGTCGTTGATGCCCGCGGCCTGCACGCCGAGGAACGGCCGGTCCTGCCCCATGGCCAGAGCGAGCGGCTTGAGGTTCATCGGGTAGCCGCCCAGGCCGGGCCAGCAGACAACGGGCCTGCCGGATCCCTTGGGCTGCAGGGTGATCAGCCGCGAGACGGCCTCGTGCGTCCGCTCGTCCACCCGCCTGGCCAGGCCCTCGACCGTGGGCTCGTCGAAGATCAGCTGCACCGGCAGGGTCGTGTTGACCGCCCGGTTGACCTCCTGGATGAGCAGCACGGCCAGCAGCGAGTTCCCGCCCACCACGAAGAAGTCGTCGCGCACCGAGATGTCGTCGGTCTTCATGACCTTCGCCCACGCAGCCGCGATCTTGCGCTCGGTCCCAGTGCGCGGTGCGATGACCTCACGGGTCCGCTCGGCCGCCGCCAACGCCTCGGAGTGCTCCAGCGCGCGGACGTCGACCTTGCCGTTGGCGGTGTAGGGCATCTCGTCGACGATCACGACCCGCGCCGGGATCATGTACTGGGGCAGGAATCCCGCGATGTCCTTCTTGATCATCTCGGCGGGCCCCTGGGTGTGGACGGCGTCCTCCTTCATGCCCTCGCCCGCGATCTGCTCGGCGCTGACCCGGCCGCCGAGCGCGAAGTAGGACGGTCCACCCGGGAACCCGGCCTCGCGCAGGATCGAACCCATCCTGCGGGCCGAGGGCAGGTCGTTGCCGGTCTCGGAGCTGTACCCCGAGGACATGAACCCGATGCCGAAGGGGTTCATCTGCAGCACCTGCAGCCGTCTACCGAGGTCGACGTACCCGGCGTCGCGGTCAGCGGAGCGGCTGATCAGCGAGACGCCGAGGTCGGCGCGCTCGTAGACCCCCTGGTTGATGGCGATCACGTGCTTGCGCAGCACCAGCGTGTCGGAGATCCGCCGCAGTTCGCCGTCGGCGTAGCGGTACTGACCCGCGTCGATGTCCGCCACCCGGCCCGGGTGGACCTGCACGTAGGTGTCGACCGGTCCACTCGGGACACGCCGCGCCGACGGAACGATGTCGTACCCGCCCAGGTACACGTGGTCGTCGTCGGCACCGAGGACCTCGGCCGCCGCCGGGTCGAGCGATCCGGCACCGACGCCGAGGCCGTACTCGGGCAGCACCTCGTCGAACAGGCCCAGCATGTGACCGGCCTCGAACCGCAGGACCTCGAGGACGTTGTTGCGGTACACCGACTCGATGGCCGACTTGCGGCCCAACAGGTGGATCCGCAACCCAGCCGTGCCGCTGGCCGCACCGACGCGGACGAGCTCGTGGTTGATCGGGTGGTAGTAGTACCACCCGTCCGGCGCCGCCGGGAGGCCAACGATCTCCAGGTGCAACTGGGTCGCGTAGAGCGCGCCCGGTGAGGCGTAGGCGTACTTGGGCAGGATCCGGTCCTGGCTGTGGAACTGGCCGAAGTTGCGCAGCAGGGAACCGAGGCTGGCCAGGTCGAACTGCTCCAGGGGTACCGACTCGGCGTCGGCGGCCCCGTCGTGGCCCAGCAGTAGCAAGATGTCCGCAATGGACAGTCCAGTCCCCTCGAAGAACCGGTAGGTCTTGCGCGCGAACGCCCGCTGCCGCTGCCGAGCGGTCTCGGCCTTTCCGGGCAGCGCCAGCGAAGGACCGCCGTCGGAGCGCACACCCAGGTTGCCCAGCTGGGCGCGGACCTGCACCCTGCCCTGCTTGGACTGGTGGTGCGAACCGTGGTTGCCCTGGTCCATCAGCGCCGCCTCGCGCGGGTTCAGCTCGACGCAGGCCACCAGGTTCCTGGCCCCGGTGCGCTCGTCGTCGCGGACCAGCACGGCGGCGTTGCGCACCCAGTCGTGGTTCTCGATGGCGACCCGGACCTCGTCGAGCTCGATCCGGTGCCCGCGCAGCTTGACCTGGTTGTCCACCCGGCCGACGAAGTGGTACCCGCCGTCGGAGTCGCGACTGACCAGGTCACCGGTGCGGTAGAGCCGCGTGGGGATCCCGTTCGGCCCGACCGGGACGGTGACGAACCGGCGAGCCGTCTCCTCGTCGCGGTTGAGGTAGCCCCTCGCGAGCTGCGCGCCGCCGATGTAGAGCTCACCGGGCTCGCCCACCTCGACCGCGACCCCGCGCTCGTCGAGCACGTGGAAGTCGGTGGCGCGAACAGGTTCGCCGATGGACACGGTGTTCTCCGCACCCGCGGACCCACCCGCGGGGATGATGTGCGCGGAGGCGTTGATGGTGGTCTCGGTGGGCCCGTAGAGGTTCACCAGGTCGCTGTCGGGCAGGACCTCGGCGAACCGCGTCGCCAACCTGCGCGACAAGGCCTCGCCGCCGCTGAACACGGCTGTCAGGGTGGTGCAGCGGGCGAACAGGTCGTCGTCGACGAGCGCCTGCAGCAGAGTGGGAACGCACTGCAGCAACGTCACGTCGTTGGCGATGATCGTCTCGATGAGTCCGGACGGGTCGCGGTGCGCCCCGGGCGGGGCCACCACAACCCTGGTCCCCACCGCGAGGGCGAGGACCTCCCACTGCGCGGCGTCGAAGCTGATCGGCGTCTTGCGCACGATCGACTGGGTCTCGTCCAAGCCGACCGCGTCGCGCAGCCACGCCATTTGGTTGGCGATCGCGCCGTGCTCGACGACCACGCCCTTCGGCCGTCCGGTGGTGCCGGACGTGTAGATCACGTATGCCGCGTCGCGCGAGCGGGTCACGTTGCCGTACCCGAACCCTTGTCCCAGTGGGCTCCCACCAATGGAGTCCACTGTGATCACAGGCAGGTCGGCGCGCAGCAACTCGGTGAGGTCGGCGCGCGGCGCGGTCGCGGTGACGACCATGGCGAGCCCGGAGTCCTCGATCATGTACGAGACGCGGTCCTGCGGGTAGTCGGTGGCCAGCGGCAGGTACGCCGCCCCGGCCAGCAGAACACCCCAGGTGGCTACGACGAGTTCGGCGGACGGCTCCAGGTAGAGGCCGACGATGGTGTCCGGCCCGGCACCCTCGGCGCGCAGCCGAGCGGCGACCGCGCCCGCCCGGTCGACCAGGTCCGCGAAGGTCAGGCTGCGGTCGCCGTCCACCACGGCGATCGCGTGGGGTCGTGCGGCGGCCTGGCCCAGCAGGAGCTCCGGGAGCAGCGGTGCGGCGGGTAACTGTTGAGCTCGGCTGTTCATCGACGCGGATGAGGTGGCTATCCCTTTGGTACTCATGGTTCTCTTCCCCCCGTTTGTGTCAGAGCGCGTTCAGCGCTGGAACCCTGCTGCTGGGCAGGGTCAGGTGGTTGGCGAGCAGCTCGCCGTGGCCGTGCACCGCGTCCTGGATCCCCCCGGAGCGCAGCGCGTGCCAGTACAGGACGACGTTGTTGGAGATGACCGGCTTGCCGAGCCACGCCTCGGCTTGCGCGGCCACCCGCGCCATCGCCACGTTCGTGCCGACCTGGACGATCGCCTGCACGTCCGGCCCGTCGACCTCGCGGACCGCGGCGCGCAGCCGGTCCTCGGACACGTGCGCGATCTTCGCCGGGCTCGCGCAGCCCAACCCCAGCACCCGCACCAGGTCGTACCCGGCGTCGGTGAAGAACCGCGACACGGAGTCGTCGCCGACGGGCAGGTACGGCGTGATCACCGCGACCCTGGTGAGGTCGCCGTGGCTGGCCAGGGCGGCGCGGATGGCGTCCGGGCTCGTGGTGACCGGGCGCCCGCCGCTGATCTCGCGCATCGACGCCAGCACGCGGCCGTGGTGCACGGCGCCCTCCCAGTAGCTCTCCGGGGACACGGCCACCACGACGTGGTCGGGGTCGCAGGTCAGCACGCCGCGGATGGCCGGTTCCGTCGACGAGCGGATGCTGTGCATGACGTGGTCGAAGCCCGGTCGCTCCACCATGGAGTCGTCGTTGATGACCATGCGGGCGATGTGGTTGGTGACACCGGGCGGCCGGAGCCGGTCCACCTCGGGCTGGGCCGAGGTGTTGGTGGACGGCACGACCACCGCGATCTTGTAGCGGTATCCCAGGGAGTCGGGCACGGCTGTCTCCTCGTTCTCACTCGGGTCGGTCCTACGACGGGCGAGCCACAGTCCGAAGTGGAATTCGTGAGCGCTCTCCCCCAACGCGGACAACAGTCGCGCATTCGCCGGGGGGTGGACAAGCGGATTCCGCGAGAAATGTTCACCGGCACGGGTGGTATCCAGCGGCCGATCAGCGCCACTGGCGAGATCATCGAAGTGGTCACCGGGAGAAAAGGGCGAGCGGTATCGCCACGCATTCCGCTTCGCGCGGGCGTGGTCCATTCCGAACAGCCGTGGGAGCGCCGCGCCCCCGGTCATCGCCCCCTATTCGAAGCTGGCGAAATAGGTGGCGGCCATGTCCTGACCGCCGTGCCCGAGCGCGGACGCCCGCGCGAACCGGTCCGCGCCCGCGCGCACCGCGTCCAGCCGGACCCCGGCCCGCTCGGCCGCGGCGAGCACCAGCCTGGCGTCCTTCTCCGCGTTGTCCACGGTGAACGCCGGGGTGAAGTCGCCGGACCGGATGGCGGCGGACTTGCCCTGGAAGTAGCCGTTGTCCATCGGGCCACCGCTGACCACGTCGACGAAGTGCGCCGGGTCGACCCCGATGCCCTCAGCCAGCGCCATCGCCTCGGCGACGCCGCTGGTCAGCGCGATCACCCAGGTGTTGAGCACCAACTTGAGCCTGCTGGCCGCCCCGGCCTCCGCGGCGACCCACACGGTCTTGCGGCCGATGGTGTCGAACACCGGGGCCAGCGCCGCGCGCGCCGGTTCCGGCCCCGCGGCCAAGACCACCAACTGGCCCTGCTCGGCCGGTTGGCGGGTGCCTTGCACCGGCGCGTCGACGAAGGAGATCCCGCGCTCGGCCGCCCAGGCCGCCAGGTCGTCGATGTCCTCCCCGACGGTCGACAACTGCGCCCACACCGCGTCGGCACCCAATTCCGGCGCCGCCACGGCCATGGTTTCCCGCACCGCCTGCCCGTCTTTGAGAACGGTCAGCACAATGTCGGCACCTTTAACGGCGGCATTGGGACTCGCGGCCACGACGACGCCGTCAGGCACCAACTCGTCGGCTTTTTCCCGGGTGCGGTTCCACACCCGGACCTCGAATCCCGTCTTGGCCAGGTTCCGCGCCACCGGCGCACCGATGGTTCCCGTCCCGAGCACCGCGACGGTCGGCCGAGTCGAACTCATGGTGAATCACTCCCCGATTGGTCGCCGACTACAGCGCGCGCAGGGTCATCTCGACCACGCCGACCAGAGACTCCCTGGGCATCGTCTTGCCCAGGACCCGCAGGCCGTACATCGAGTTGAGCACGTACAGCGCCACCGCTTCCGGCTCGTCGTCCCCGGCCAGTTCCCCGCTCGCCCTGCCTTCGCGCACGGCGTTGGTCAGCGCCGCGGCCATCCGGTCGAACACGGCGGCGACCAGCGCGCGGACCTCCGGGTCCTGGTCGGCCAACTCCAGTGCGGTGTTCACCGCGAAGCAACCGCGCGGACCGTCCTCGGCGCACTCCTCGTCGACCACGGTCATCAACAGACCGCGGATCCGGTCGCGCACCGCCGCACCGCCCGCCAGGAACTCCTCCTGCCGGGCCGCCCACACGTCGTTGTAGCAGCGGAGGGTGTGGTGGAACAGGTCCTTCTTGCCCGTGTACGCGTTGTACAGGCTGCCGCGCCCCAGACCGGTGGAGTCCACCAGGTCCGAGGCCGAGGTCGCGAGGTACCCCTTGGACCAGAACGCCTGCATGGCGCTCTCGAGCACCCGCTCCGGGTCGTACGCCTTGGGTCGTGCCATGACGGGGACACTAGCAGTTGTGTAACATCCGTTCAAGTATTCGGTCCGGTGCGCTCGGTGAGCGCGGGCGACGGGGGTCCAGGTGCGCGGTGTGGTTGTCGTCGGCGGTGGTCCTGTGGGCATGCTGATGGCCGCTGAGCTGGCGATCCGCGGTGTGGCGACGACCGTCGTGGAGTCGCGGTCGGCCACGCACGACGAGCCGCGCGCGGGCACGCTGCACGCGCGCACGGTGCAGTCCTTGACCAGGCGTGGCTACCTGAGCGCGCCGGACGCGGCAACGGCACGGTCCCGGCGCACCGTCACCGTGCCGTTCCACTTCGCCGGCCGGCCGATCCTCACGTTGGAGTCGCCCGCCGCGGAGGGGCCGCCGATGGTCGGGCGGTCGCAAGCGGACTTGGAGCGGTTCTTCGAGGCACGGGCGCGGGCAGCGGGCGCTGTTGTCCGACGCGGGGAGACCGTGGTGGACGTGCGCTCCGGTCCTGACCGGGTCGAGGTGGAACTCGACGGCGGCGAGGTGCTCGTCGGCGCCTATGCCGTGGGGTGCGACGGGGCGCGCAGCACGGTTCGTGAGCGGCTCGGGTTCACCTCGACCACCACCCCGCCCACGTTCGCCGGGATCCTCGGTCTGGTCCGCCTGGACAACCCCGCGGTCGTGCCGAGTGGGTGGGCACACGGCCCTGTGGGGTCGACGCTGGCCAACGTGAGCCCACTGGGGTTGAGCCGGATCGTCGCGCACGAGTTCGGCGACCTGCCGGATCGCGGCAGCCCGGTCACGCTGGACGAGCTGCGGGGCGTCACGTCCCGCGTCCTGCAACGGGACGTACGGATGTCGCGACCCGCGTACCTCGGCCGGTTCAGCGACTTCACCCGGCTCGCCGACACCTATCGCATCGGCCGGGTGCTGCTGGCCGGTGACGCGGCCCACGTGCACGCGCCGCTGGGCGGCCAGGGGCTCAACACGGGCCTGCAGGACGCGATCAACCTGGGGTGGAAGCTGGCAATGGTGGTCGCGGGACGCGCCCCGGAGCGGCTGCTCGACACCTACGACAGCGAGCGGCGGCCGGTCGCGGCGGCGGTGATCGCCAACACCCGGGTGCAGGGGGCACTGATGCGGCCGGACGCGGAGCCGGTGCGTGGGTTCGTCGCCGGGCTGATGTCGTTGCCGGACAACAACTCCGGGATCAGTGACTTGATCAGCGGCCAGGGCGTGCGCTACACCGACGGGCCGGGGCTGACCGGGGCGTTCCTGCCCAACGCGCCGATCGGCGAGTCCTCGGTGGTCGAACTGCTCGTGCCGGGTGAGCCGGTGCTCCTGCTCTCCGGCGACGTCCTGGAGGCGGCGCCGTGGGCGGACCGGGTGCGGATGGTCACAGTGGACGGTTCCCCGTTCGCCGACCCGGCGATCCTGCTGCGGCCGGACGGGTACGTCGCCTGGTCAGGGGCCACGGGGGTCTCGGCCGCGTTGACCTCGTGGTTCGGCGAGCCCGGCGCGGCGTTGGGGCATACTGGCCGCACTGGTCGGGCGGAACTCTGTGGGGGTCGGGCGTGCGGGTCGTGATCGCCGAGGACGACGCGCTGCTGCGCGAGGGCCTGGTCCTGCTGCTGAGCACGGCCGGTGTCGACGTGCGGGCGGCCGTGGACAACGCGACCGACTTCCTCGCCGCGGTCACCGCCGACCGGCCCGACGCGGTCGTCGTGGACGTGCGGTTGCCGCCGACGTTCACCGACGACGGCCTGCGCGCCGCGGTCGAGGCCCGCCGGGTGCACCCCGGCCTGCCGGTGCTGGTCCTGTCGGCGTTCGTGGAGAACAGCTACGCGGCCGAACTGCTCGCCGACGGCGGTGGCGGGGTGGGGTACCTGCTCAAGGAGCGCGTCGGCCGGGTCGAGCAGTTCCTCGACGCACTGCACCGGGTCGCGGGCGGCGGCACGGCGATGGACCCCGAGGTGATCGCGCAGTTGCTGGTCCGGCACCGGGCCGACGACCCGCTGGAGACCCTGACCGGCCGCGAGCGCGAGGTGCTCGCGCTGATGGCGGAGGGGCACAACAACTCCACGATCGCCTCGATGCTGGTCATCAGCGACGGCGCGGTGCACAAGCACATCCGCAACATCTTCAGCAAGCTCAACCTGCCCAGCGACGAGGCGGGCCACCGCCGCGTCCTGGCCGTCCTGGCGTACCTCAACGCCTCGTGACTGGGCCGTTCGCGCGATCGCGGTAGCCCTGGCACCACCCCCTCCCGTACCGGCAGCGGGATCCGCAAGACGGGTGCTCGCGCCATCGGAACGCGGCCCTGCGGCTTGTAGCTTGGGATTCACCGGACGATCCGGTTCCAATGAGGGGAATCCCAGTGCTGGCAAGGAAAGTGAAGCGATTCGGCGCGCTCGTGGCGGCCGCGACCATGGGAGTCGGCGTGCTGGCCGGTTCCGCGGCCGCGACATCCACAGAGTCCACTGCGGACACACTCGCGCTCTACCACAAGCAGAGGCTGACCTGGAAGCCTTGTGACCACGAGGTTCTGGACAAGGCGGGCGCCCAGTGCGCGGACGTCACGGTGCCGATGGACTACTCGCGGCCCCGCGGCCGGACCATCACCGTGGCGATCTCGCGGCTGAAGGCGACCGACGCCAAGCAGCGGCGCGGCGTCATGCTGTCCAACCCGGGCGGGCCGGGCGGTCAGGGGCTGGACATGATGGTGGGGGTCCGCGAGCGGATGTCGGCCGACGTGCGGGCCAGGTACGACCTGATCGGCATGGACCCGCGCGGGATCGGCCGCTCCACCCCGGTGGACTGCGGCTGGCCGATCGGCAACATGCTGCGGTCGGGCGGGGAGAACTGGGCCGCGTTCGAGGCGAACACGGCGCTGCTCGCCGATCTCGCCCGCCGCCGCTGCTCGGCAACCGAGGGTGAATACCTGCGGCACACCACAACCCGCAACACCGCGCGGGACATGGACGTGGTCCGCGGTGCGCTCGGCGAGCCGCGGATCAGCTACTTCGGCTGGTCGTACGGCACCTACCTCGGCGCGGTGTACACCCAGATGTTCCCGGGGCGCAGCGACCGGTTCGTCCTCGACAGCGCGATCAACCCCCGCGACTACGGCCTGCCGATGATGCAGGCGATGGGCGAGGTCAACGAAGCCGCTCTCGACGACTGGGCGCGGTGGACCGCGGCCCGCGACGCCCAGTACCACCTGGGGACCACACCGCGGCAGGTGCGTGCGGCAGTCGAGGACCTGCTACGACGAGCAGCGCACAAACCGATCCCGCTGGGCACGACCACGATCAACCAGCACGAACTCCCGGTGGTCCTGTTCGTGCACCTGGCCGACGTCCGCAGCAACCCCACCCTCGCCGCCGACGTCCGCCTCCTGGTCGACGCCGCAGCAGGCAAGCCCGTCACCCCGAGCCCGGAGCTGCTCACCATCCTGCGCCTGTTCCAGAACCCGACCCTGCAGACCCAGGGCTCAGGCCAAGCCGCCGTCCTGTGCGGTGACGCCCCCATGCCCCGGGACCCCCGCACCTATTGGCGAACGATCCAGCGCATCCGCCCCACCCAACCGGTCTTCGGCGCTCTGACCCACAACATCAGCGCCTGCGCCTTCTGGCGCGCACCCGCCGAACCCCTCACCACGATCCACAACTCCACCCCCGCCCTCATCGTCCAGGCCACCGCCGACACCCGCACCCCCTACACCAGCGGCGTCGGCCTACACCGAGCACTCCCCGCCTCCCGGCTCGTCACTCTCCAGGACGTGCGCATCCACGCCATCTTCGGCCACTACCCCAACACCTGCGTGGAAACCACCATCAACACCTACCTCCGCGACGGCACCCTCCCCCGCACCAACCCCACCTGCCACAACGACTAGCGCCCCGGGGGCGGGCCGCCTCCGGCCCGCCCCTTTGTCCCATCTGCTCTACATTGAGCCGGTGTCTGCTCTGTTGCTGGTCACCGACCTGACCTACCCCGCTCGTGGTCGTCGCTACGGCGATGAGG
It includes:
- a CDS encoding amino acid adenylation domain-containing protein is translated as MSTKGIATSSASMNSRAQQLPAAPLLPELLLGQAAARPHAIAVVDGDRSLTFADLVDRAGAVAARLRAEGAGPDTIVGLYLEPSAELVVATWGVLLAGAAYLPLATDYPQDRVSYMIEDSGLAMVVTATAPRADLTELLRADLPVITVDSIGGSPLGQGFGYGNVTRSRDAAYVIYTSGTTGRPKGVVVEHGAIANQMAWLRDAVGLDETQSIVRKTPISFDAAQWEVLALAVGTRVVVAPPGAHRDPSGLIETIIANDVTLLQCVPTLLQALVDDDLFARCTTLTAVFSGGEALSRRLATRFAEVLPDSDLVNLYGPTETTINASAHIIPAGGSAGAENTVSIGEPVRATDFHVLDERGVAVEVGEPGELYIGGAQLARGYLNRDEETARRFVTVPVGPNGIPTRLYRTGDLVSRDSDGGYHFVGRVDNQVKLRGHRIELDEVRVAIENHDWVRNAAVLVRDDERTGARNLVACVELNPREAALMDQGNHGSHHQSKQGRVQVRAQLGNLGVRSDGGPSLALPGKAETARQRQRAFARKTYRFFEGTGLSIADILLLLGHDGAADAESVPLEQFDLASLGSLLRNFGQFHSQDRILPKYAYASPGALYATQLHLEIVGLPAAPDGWYYYHPINHELVRVGAASGTAGLRIHLLGRKSAIESVYRNNVLEVLRFEAGHMLGLFDEVLPEYGLGVGAGSLDPAAAEVLGADDDHVYLGGYDIVPSARRVPSGPVDTYVQVHPGRVADIDAGQYRYADGELRRISDTLVLRKHVIAINQGVYERADLGVSLISRSADRDAGYVDLGRRLQVLQMNPFGIGFMSSGYSSETGNDLPSARRMGSILREAGFPGGPSYFALGGRVSAEQIAGEGMKEDAVHTQGPAEMIKKDIAGFLPQYMIPARVVIVDEMPYTANGKVDVRALEHSEALAAAERTREVIAPRTGTERKIAAAWAKVMKTDDISVRDDFFVVGGNSLLAVLLIQEVNRAVNTTLPVQLIFDEPTVEGLARRVDERTHEAVSRLITLQPKGSGRPVVCWPGLGGYPMNLKPLALAMGQDRPFLGVQAAGINDGETPHQTVAEMARHDVDLIRQVQPRGPYTLWGYSFGARVAFEAAHQLEQAGEVVDQLVLIAPGSPIRRAAVDPGAGGLYGDPAFVTLLYSVFAGRITGPDVDECVAATTDEASFVAFVAARQPRLDVATIRRVVAIVRASYSFRYTFEEMLHRRVTAPITILKVRGDDYSFVEEAVGALVRPPAVLDLDVDHYSVLRAPDVTRLAATIRDTVQRGRGGLVHMPHVNIKHFPVQLSTRQQGELVTAISKAITEAMGVSDDAVSIALEPITPQDWHASVYEPEIERRGHLLAKTPNY
- a CDS encoding maleate cis-trans isomerase family protein; protein product: MPDSLGYRYKIAVVVPSTNTSAQPEVDRLRPPGVTNHIARMVINDDSMVERPGFDHVMHSIRSSTEPAIRGVLTCDPDHVVVAVSPESYWEGAVHHGRVLASMREISGGRPVTTSPDAIRAALASHGDLTRVAVITPYLPVGDDSVSRFFTDAGYDLVRVLGLGCASPAKIAHVSEDRLRAAVREVDGPDVQAIVQVGTNVAMARVAAQAEAWLGKPVISNNVVLYWHALRSGGIQDAVHGHGELLANHLTLPSSRVPALNAL
- a CDS encoding NAD(P)-dependent oxidoreductase — encoded protein: MSSTRPTVAVLGTGTIGAPVARNLAKTGFEVRVWNRTREKADELVPDGVVVAASPNAAVKGADIVLTVLKDGQAVRETMAVAAPELGADAVWAQLSTVGEDIDDLAAWAAERGISFVDAPVQGTRQPAEQGQLVVLAAGPEPARAALAPVFDTIGRKTVWVAAEAGAASRLKLVLNTWVIALTSGVAEAMALAEGIGVDPAHFVDVVSGGPMDNGYFQGKSAAIRSGDFTPAFTVDNAEKDARLVLAAAERAGVRLDAVRAGADRFARASALGHGGQDMAATYFASFE
- a CDS encoding TetR/AcrR family transcriptional regulator — encoded protein: MARPKAYDPERVLESAMQAFWSKGYLATSASDLVDSTGLGRGSLYNAYTGKKDLFHHTLRCYNDVWAARQEEFLAGGAAVRDRIRGLLMTVVDEECAEDGPRGCFAVNTALELADQDPEVRALVAAVFDRMAAALTNAVREGRASGELAGDDEPEAVALYVLNSMYGLRVLGKTMPRESLVGVVEMTLRAL